One Longimicrobiales bacterium genomic region harbors:
- the purL gene encoding phosphoribosylformylglycinamidine synthase subunit PurL, whose amino-acid sequence MAETMTQGPAPRPGDPEITPELFTEHGLSDHERGLILDILGREPTHTELGVFSALWSEHCGYKNSRPLLRTLPTEAPWVLQGPGENAGVIDIGDDHAIAFKIESHNHPSAIEPYQGAATGVGGILRDVFTMGARPVAVLDSLRFGSLANPRVRWLFAGVVKGIGDYGNCVGIPNIGGEVYFDEAYEGNPLVNAMAIGHMRRDELIRAYAEGKGNPIIAVGARTGRDGIHGATFASEELSDEDEAKRPQVQVGDPFTEKLLLEASLELIRSGHIVGIQDMGAAGLASSSTEMAARAGTGVDLDVALVPVREANMTPYEILLSESQERMLVVAKQGREDEVKKILEKWELEAAVIGHVTDDGLYRVRENGVVVCEIPGYPLVTGCPTYTREGVESKDVQELRAWTPSAEHLEPAADHPTKVLLRLLASPTIASKTWVHRQYDSTVRTNTVIGPGGDAGVIRIRGTQKGVAASVDCNGRYVYLNPRRGAMIAVAEAARNVACTGAVPKAITNNLNFGNPLKPEVYYQMQQAVAGMGEACRAFETPVTGGNVSLYNENPTGAIYPTPVVGMIGVLEDIEKHVRMAFQDDGDAIVLLGDNTDELGGSEYLKVVHGLVAGDAPRVDLERERALQQTLVALADARLAKSAHDCAEGGLAVAIAESAIAGGLGVDVDLEAAGANALHPAPLFFGEGQGRAIVSCAAGELERVLQVARDHGVPAVQLGRVTGDGFRMRAGDIAIDAPLASLAEVYETAIPRLMQRAAHD is encoded by the coding sequence TTGGCTGAGACGATGACACAGGGACCCGCACCGCGCCCCGGTGATCCGGAGATCACGCCCGAGCTGTTCACGGAGCATGGACTCTCGGATCACGAGCGCGGGCTGATCCTCGATATTCTCGGTCGCGAGCCCACGCACACGGAGCTGGGAGTCTTCAGTGCGCTCTGGTCGGAGCACTGCGGCTACAAGAACTCCAGGCCGCTGCTGCGCACGCTGCCCACGGAGGCACCCTGGGTGCTCCAGGGCCCGGGCGAGAACGCCGGCGTGATCGACATCGGCGACGACCATGCGATCGCGTTCAAGATCGAGTCGCACAATCATCCGTCGGCGATCGAGCCGTACCAGGGCGCTGCGACCGGCGTCGGCGGCATCCTGCGCGACGTGTTCACGATGGGCGCACGCCCCGTTGCGGTGCTCGACTCGCTGCGCTTCGGCTCGCTCGCCAACCCGCGCGTGCGCTGGCTGTTCGCCGGCGTCGTCAAGGGCATCGGCGACTACGGCAACTGCGTCGGCATCCCCAACATCGGCGGCGAGGTCTACTTCGACGAGGCATACGAAGGCAACCCGCTCGTCAATGCCATGGCCATCGGCCACATGCGCAGGGATGAGCTGATCCGCGCGTATGCAGAAGGCAAGGGGAACCCGATCATCGCGGTGGGCGCGCGCACCGGCCGCGACGGCATCCACGGCGCGACGTTCGCCTCCGAGGAGCTGTCCGATGAGGACGAGGCCAAGCGCCCGCAGGTGCAGGTCGGCGACCCGTTCACGGAGAAGCTGCTGCTCGAGGCGTCACTCGAGCTGATCCGCAGCGGCCACATCGTCGGCATCCAGGACATGGGCGCCGCGGGTCTCGCCTCGTCGTCGACGGAGATGGCCGCGCGCGCTGGCACCGGCGTGGATCTCGACGTCGCGCTCGTTCCCGTGCGCGAGGCGAACATGACGCCGTACGAGATCCTGCTGTCGGAGTCGCAGGAGCGCATGCTCGTCGTCGCGAAGCAGGGACGCGAGGACGAGGTGAAGAAGATCCTCGAGAAGTGGGAGCTGGAGGCCGCGGTGATCGGTCATGTCACGGATGACGGCCTTTACCGCGTGCGTGAGAACGGCGTCGTCGTGTGCGAGATCCCCGGCTATCCGCTGGTCACCGGCTGTCCGACGTACACGCGCGAAGGTGTCGAGTCGAAGGACGTGCAGGAGCTGCGCGCCTGGACGCCGTCCGCCGAGCACCTGGAGCCGGCCGCGGATCACCCGACCAAGGTGCTGCTGCGGCTGCTCGCGTCGCCGACGATCGCCTCCAAGACATGGGTGCACCGGCAGTACGACTCGACGGTGCGCACCAACACCGTGATCGGCCCGGGCGGCGACGCCGGCGTGATCCGCATCCGCGGCACACAGAAGGGCGTCGCGGCAAGCGTCGACTGCAACGGCCGCTACGTGTACCTGAACCCGCGCCGCGGCGCGATGATCGCCGTCGCGGAAGCCGCTCGCAACGTCGCCTGCACGGGCGCAGTACCAAAGGCGATCACGAACAACCTGAACTTCGGGAATCCGCTCAAGCCCGAGGTGTACTACCAGATGCAGCAGGCCGTCGCGGGCATGGGCGAGGCGTGTCGGGCGTTCGAGACGCCGGTGACCGGCGGCAACGTGTCGCTCTACAACGAGAACCCGACCGGTGCGATCTACCCGACGCCGGTCGTCGGCATGATCGGCGTGCTCGAGGACATCGAAAAGCACGTGCGCATGGCGTTCCAGGACGACGGCGACGCGATCGTGCTGCTGGGCGACAACACCGACGAGCTGGGCGGCAGCGAGTACCTGAAGGTCGTGCACGGTCTCGTCGCGGGCGACGCGCCGCGTGTCGATCTCGAACGCGAGCGCGCGTTGCAGCAAACGCTCGTCGCGCTGGCGGACGCCCGCCTCGCGAAGAGCGCGCACGACTGTGCGGAAGGCGGGCTGGCGGTCGCCATCGCGGAATCGGCGATCGCGGGCGGTCTCGGCGTCGATGTGGACCTCGAGGCAGCCGGAGCGAACGCGCTCCACCCTGCCCCGCTGTTCTTCGGCGAGGGACAGGGGCGCGCGATCGTATCGTGTGCGGCTGGCGAGCTGGAGCGCGTGCTGCAGGTGGCGCGTGACCACGGCGTGCCGGCAGTCCAGCTCGGTCGCGTCACGGGCGACGGGTTCCGGATGCGTGCCGGCGACATCGCCATCGACGCGCCCCTCGCCAGCCTGGCCGAGGTGTACGAGACCGCGATCCCGCGGCTCATGCAGCGCGCGGCGCACGACTGA
- the purF gene encoding amidophosphoribosyltransferase: protein MCGIVGITGTERAAELAFLGLYGLQHRGQEAAGISAVDADGRTRLHKAEGLVVEAFDDERLSDLPGRTALGHVRYSTAGGVGLVNAQPIVVRYHQGDLGLVHNGNITNAQMLREELVREGALFQSTVDSEVLVHLIARSREPTVELQLADALSRLAGAFSVLVTVGETLYAARDPWGYRPLIMGRLPDGGVAVASETCALDLIGARNHCTLGPGEVVRIEGDEITYLPRLEGAERQAPCIFELVYFARPDSRIWDVSVDRARRAFGRQLAKEHPVDADCVFSVPDSSNSAALGYAEQSGIPLELGLIRNHYVGRTFIHPSQTGRDFKVRIKYNAVREVIEGKRVIVVDDSLVRGTTSRGLISMIREAGATEVHFRVASPPVISPCYYGIDMPTKDELIGANHTIEEIREHLNVDTLGYLSLDGMHGAVAERGPFCDACFSGNYVAPLVDLKMGRPVSSHC from the coding sequence ATGTGTGGGATCGTCGGCATCACCGGCACTGAGCGCGCAGCAGAGCTCGCGTTCCTCGGGCTCTACGGGCTGCAGCACCGCGGCCAGGAAGCCGCGGGCATCTCCGCGGTGGACGCCGACGGACGCACCCGGTTGCACAAGGCCGAAGGGCTCGTCGTCGAGGCATTCGACGACGAGCGGCTGAGCGACCTGCCCGGCCGCACCGCGCTCGGTCACGTGCGCTACTCGACGGCGGGCGGCGTCGGGCTGGTGAATGCTCAACCCATCGTGGTGCGTTACCACCAGGGTGACCTCGGGCTCGTCCACAACGGCAACATCACCAATGCGCAGATGCTCCGTGAGGAGCTGGTCCGCGAAGGTGCGCTCTTCCAGTCGACGGTGGACTCGGAAGTGCTCGTGCACCTGATCGCACGCTCACGCGAACCAACCGTGGAACTGCAGCTGGCGGACGCTCTGTCGCGGCTGGCAGGTGCGTTCTCGGTGCTCGTGACGGTGGGCGAGACGCTGTATGCAGCGCGCGACCCGTGGGGCTACCGGCCCCTGATCATGGGGCGGCTGCCGGACGGCGGTGTTGCCGTCGCGAGCGAGACGTGTGCGCTCGACCTGATCGGCGCCCGCAACCATTGCACCCTCGGCCCGGGCGAGGTCGTGCGGATCGAAGGCGACGAGATCACGTACCTGCCACGCCTGGAAGGTGCGGAGCGCCAGGCACCGTGCATCTTCGAGCTGGTCTACTTCGCGCGACCGGACTCGCGCATCTGGGACGTGAGCGTGGACCGCGCCCGCCGCGCGTTCGGGCGCCAGCTTGCAAAGGAGCATCCGGTCGACGCCGACTGCGTCTTCAGCGTCCCCGACTCCTCCAACTCCGCCGCGCTCGGCTACGCCGAGCAGAGCGGTATCCCGCTGGAGCTCGGCCTGATCCGCAACCACTACGTCGGCCGCACGTTCATCCACCCATCGCAGACGGGCCGCGACTTCAAGGTCCGCATCAAGTACAACGCGGTCCGCGAGGTAATCGAGGGCAAGCGCGTCATCGTCGTCGACGACTCGCTCGTCCGCGGCACGACCAGCCGCGGCCTGATCAGCATGATCCGCGAGGCCGGCGCCACGGAAGTGCATTTCCGCGTCGCCAGCCCCCCCGTGATCTCCCCCTGCTACTACGGCATCGACATGCCGACCAAGGACGAGCTGATCGGCGCGAACCACACGATTGAAGAAATCCGCGAGCACCTCAACGTGGACACCCTCGGATACCTGTCACTGGACGGGATGCACGGAGCCGTCGCGGAGCGCGGGCCGTTCTGTGATGCGTGTTTTTCGGGGAACTACGTGGCGCCGCTGGTGGATTTGAAGATGGGGCGGCCTGTTTCTTCGCACTGCTGA
- a CDS encoding four helix bundle protein: MQYEKMRMWQAAEQYVAEVDGIVEQVRFTASNSANHLERSAESVLFNIAEGAGAYRPRVKIGCYEIARKEANEARAVLRRLVLKRVVTDERIRRAWDLGGMLMSMLTKAILTLEERARSG; encoded by the coding sequence ATGCAATACGAGAAGATGCGCATGTGGCAGGCCGCAGAGCAGTATGTGGCGGAGGTCGATGGGATCGTGGAGCAAGTGCGCTTCACGGCATCGAACTCCGCCAATCATCTCGAGCGATCAGCGGAATCGGTACTGTTCAACATCGCGGAAGGCGCTGGTGCATACCGGCCACGAGTGAAGATCGGTTGCTACGAAATCGCCAGGAAGGAAGCCAATGAGGCGCGTGCCGTGTTACGCCGCCTGGTTCTGAAGAGGGTCGTCACCGACGAGAGGATCCGCCGCGCCTGGGATCTGGGAGGAATGCTCATGTCCATGCTGACAAAGGCGATCCTGACCCTCGAGGAGCGTGCTCGCAGCGGCTGA
- the ppdK gene encoding pyruvate, phosphate dikinase, translating to MPGKYVFYFGNGFAEGSKDDKQALGGKGANLAEMTRIGVPVPPGFTINTDACRVYLREERYPPDLEQEVAAALQRVEQDTGKRFGALENPLLLSVRSGAAISMPGMMDTILNLGLNDHTVEALASASNDARFAWDSYRRFVQMYSDVVLGVPGSEFEEQLEVVKHERGVVEDTELSADDLRGLVGKFKAHVRDRIGMSFPDDPQIQLWGAIEAVFRSWNVERAIAYRRVHGIPDYLGTAVNVQSMVYGNLGDDSGTGVAFTRNPSTGERRFFGEFLVNAQGEDVVAGIRTPLSIEEMEHRLPGAYRQLLEVQDRLEQHYREMQDLEFTVERGTLYLLQTRTGKRTASAAIRIAVEMVAEGLIDQREAVLRVDPAQLDQLLHPRLDPDAEVTVLASGLPASPGAATGVVVFHPDHAVELAAEGQPVILVRNETSPDDFHGMVAARAVVTARGGMTSHAAVVARGMGKTCVVGASELHVRGGECRASGHTLREGDWITVDGTAGRVLLGKLPTVDPEPDENFKLLMSWADSFRRLAVRTNADTPHDAEKAREFGAEGIGLCRTEHMFFDGERIQAVREMILAETPQGRTNALARILPMQRDDFVGIFRAMDGLPVTIRLIDPPLHEFLPHDEDEVQQFAAAAGITIDVVRRLIDRYTEQNPMLGFRGVRLSVAYPEIIEMQVRAIFEAATRVTRDGGDVRPEVMVPLVADVKELARLRSAIEQIAEQVLGEAGVELPYLVGTMIELPRACLLAGDIAKEADFFSFGTNDLTQTTFGISRDDAANFLPQYLEAGLFKDDPFQVLDREGVGQLVQMATWEGRQRRRDLKVGICGEHGGEPSSVEFCHETGLDYVSCSPFRVPIARLAAAHAALRTDGFLTDKAQVRVERAESGAAAQTLAARQRPEVGISGD from the coding sequence ATGCCCGGGAAGTACGTGTTCTACTTCGGCAACGGCTTCGCGGAAGGATCGAAGGACGACAAGCAGGCACTCGGCGGCAAGGGCGCCAACCTCGCCGAGATGACGCGCATCGGTGTGCCGGTGCCGCCGGGGTTCACGATCAACACGGATGCCTGCCGCGTCTACCTGCGTGAGGAGCGGTATCCGCCGGACCTGGAGCAGGAGGTCGCGGCTGCGCTCCAGCGGGTCGAACAGGATACCGGCAAGCGGTTCGGGGCGCTGGAGAATCCGCTGCTGCTGTCCGTCCGGAGCGGTGCGGCCATCTCGATGCCGGGCATGATGGACACGATCCTGAACCTCGGGCTGAACGACCACACCGTGGAGGCGCTTGCCAGCGCCTCGAACGACGCGCGCTTCGCGTGGGACTCCTACCGTCGGTTCGTGCAGATGTACAGCGATGTGGTGCTGGGCGTGCCCGGCTCGGAGTTCGAGGAGCAGCTCGAGGTGGTGAAGCACGAGCGTGGCGTTGTCGAGGACACGGAGCTGAGTGCCGATGACCTGCGGGGCCTCGTCGGGAAGTTCAAGGCGCATGTGCGCGACCGCATCGGGATGTCCTTCCCTGATGATCCGCAGATCCAGCTATGGGGTGCGATCGAGGCCGTGTTCCGCTCCTGGAACGTCGAACGCGCGATCGCCTACCGTCGCGTGCACGGCATTCCCGACTACCTCGGCACGGCGGTGAACGTCCAGTCGATGGTGTACGGCAACCTCGGCGACGATTCGGGGACCGGTGTCGCGTTTACGCGAAATCCGTCAACTGGTGAGCGCAGGTTCTTCGGCGAGTTCCTGGTGAACGCGCAGGGAGAAGACGTGGTTGCGGGGATCCGCACGCCGCTGTCGATCGAGGAAATGGAGCACAGGCTGCCGGGGGCGTACCGGCAGCTGCTGGAGGTGCAGGACCGGCTGGAGCAGCACTACCGCGAAATGCAGGACCTCGAGTTCACGGTGGAGCGCGGAACCCTCTATCTGTTGCAGACGCGCACCGGCAAGCGGACCGCATCGGCGGCGATCCGCATTGCAGTCGAGATGGTCGCAGAAGGGCTGATCGACCAGCGGGAGGCTGTGCTGCGCGTCGATCCCGCGCAGCTCGACCAGCTGCTCCATCCGCGCCTGGACCCGGATGCGGAGGTGACAGTGCTGGCGAGCGGTCTGCCGGCGTCGCCCGGGGCGGCGACGGGCGTCGTCGTATTCCACCCGGACCACGCGGTGGAGCTCGCGGCGGAGGGGCAGCCGGTCATCCTGGTGCGCAACGAGACCTCCCCGGACGACTTCCACGGCATGGTCGCCGCCAGGGCGGTGGTCACGGCGCGGGGCGGCATGACGTCGCACGCCGCGGTCGTCGCACGTGGGATGGGCAAGACGTGCGTTGTCGGTGCTTCGGAGCTGCACGTGCGCGGCGGCGAGTGCCGGGCGAGCGGCCACACGCTGCGCGAGGGCGACTGGATCACGGTCGACGGCACGGCAGGCCGGGTGCTGCTGGGCAAGCTGCCGACGGTCGATCCGGAGCCCGACGAGAACTTCAAACTGCTCATGAGCTGGGCGGATTCCTTCCGGCGCCTTGCGGTTCGTACGAATGCGGACACACCGCATGACGCCGAGAAAGCGCGCGAGTTCGGTGCCGAAGGCATCGGCCTCTGTCGCACGGAGCACATGTTCTTCGATGGCGAGCGCATCCAGGCCGTGCGCGAGATGATCCTGGCCGAAACGCCGCAGGGGCGGACGAACGCGCTCGCCAGGATTCTGCCCATGCAGCGCGACGACTTCGTCGGCATCTTCCGCGCAATGGACGGACTGCCGGTCACGATCCGCCTCATCGATCCGCCATTGCACGAGTTCTTGCCGCACGACGAAGACGAGGTGCAGCAGTTTGCCGCTGCTGCGGGCATCACGATCGACGTCGTGCGGCGGCTGATCGACCGGTACACCGAGCAGAATCCGATGCTGGGGTTCCGCGGTGTGCGACTGAGCGTCGCGTACCCGGAGATCATCGAGATGCAGGTGCGCGCGATCTTCGAGGCAGCGACCCGGGTTACCAGGGATGGCGGCGACGTCCGGCCGGAGGTGATGGTCCCGCTCGTTGCGGATGTGAAGGAGCTCGCGCGGCTGCGCAGCGCGATCGAGCAGATCGCCGAGCAGGTGCTCGGGGAGGCCGGCGTCGAGCTGCCGTACCTGGTCGGCACGATGATCGAGCTGCCGCGCGCCTGCCTGCTCGCGGGCGACATCGCCAAGGAGGCAGACTTCTTCTCCTTCGGTACCAACGATCTCACGCAGACGACGTTCGGCATCTCGCGCGACGACGCGGCGAACTTCCTCCCGCAATACCTGGAAGCGGGCCTCTTCAAGGACGATCCGTTCCAGGTGCTGGACCGCGAGGGCGTCGGACAGCTCGTGCAGATGGCGACGTGGGAGGGACGCCAGCGACGCCGTGACCTCAAGGTCGGCATCTGCGGCGAGCACGGCGGCGAGCCGAGCTCGGTCGAGTTCTGCCATGAGACCGGACTCGATTACGTCTCGTGCTCCCCCTTCCGTGTGCCGATTGCACGCCTCGCCGCGGCGCACGCCGCGCTGCGGACCGACGGCTTCCTCACCGACAAGGCACAGGTTCGTGTAGAGCGCGCCGAGTCGGGCGCTGCAGCGCAGACGCTGGCCGCACGGCAGCGACCGGAGGTGGGGATCAGCGGGGATTGA
- a CDS encoding 5'-nucleotidase C-terminal domain-containing protein yields MCILPLVAALAAACAPATTTTAGPPAIPPSAVRDTLVLLGTTDVHNRLYPYDYYAREPIDYSLGHLKPLIDSVRAAHPGDTYLFDSGDLLQGNPLGFLYARRFADQPNPVIRAMNLLGYDAAALGNHEYNYGLAHLDTALAQADFPFVSANIFRAGTREHAYAPYVLLPHATNAGDTLLIGVTGNTPPGVHVWDRANVEGILEFRDVVSSVAPVVARMRAEGADVVVVLSHGGLEGTSYDTVTTGLPPENAAARLAHEVPEIDVIFLGHTHREMADTTINGVLLTQARNWARSLAAVTVEVAQRAQNEWAVVRGDGAVLRPRAEQVDRSFLDSLRWEHERTVAYVNETIGRATERMDARTARTQDTPILDFINEVQRARGNAQLSSTAAFRLDAALPEGEITIADVAALYPYDNTLKVIRVTGAQLRAYLEKSAEYYDGFPAPDGTVTNFDVPGYNFDVVSGVDYVIDVSRPNGQRITTLTFEGRPVRDDDTFTLALNNYRQSGGGGYGMIADAPVIYDRQEDIRDLLIEEVRRRGIIRPEDFFVESWQLVPEGAAAAARQEQAESEAGAPAESPGAATAQPGKRLRVLATNDFHGRLEPEHPSWVDRAPLGGAAVLASYFTHERAGFRGPVILLDGGDVMQGTPVSNLTEGRSTVDYYNRVRYGGAALGNHEFDWTVDVLKQRIEQAEFPWMSANLFDAGTDTAPSWVQPTAIVDVDGVRVGLIGLSTEETPDATRGSNVAGLEFRDGAAAMDREVPRLRAQGADFVIVVAHAGAVCETETGGCSDEIIDWARRTAQRPDLIVAGHTHRVARTVENGIPIIETGSYGTRYGVVDLERVSDDSVDVWIRGTPATWHWRVEPDSSVGALVERYASEIRPRVERQIATLAEPLERRPPEYALGRLIADAQRAAGNAQLALMNNGGIRAAIDAGPLTWGEAYNTHPFDNEVVVIRLTGAQVRAALEHALASGRPGVHISGLTVHYSPDAPRGQRVQRVTLDDGSPLRDDAIYTMAVNDFLAEGGDGYTMFAEAQAHSPTGISDLDAFITYVQGLPQPVHAPAQPRFVPVQTQGTSNGAGSADLERSRG; encoded by the coding sequence GTGTGCATTCTGCCCCTGGTCGCCGCGCTCGCCGCCGCCTGCGCACCGGCCACCACGACGACGGCCGGGCCTCCCGCCATCCCGCCGTCCGCCGTACGGGACACCCTCGTGCTGCTCGGCACGACCGACGTACACAACCGACTGTACCCGTACGATTACTACGCGCGTGAGCCGATCGACTACTCGCTCGGGCACCTCAAGCCGCTGATCGACAGCGTGCGCGCAGCGCACCCCGGCGACACGTACCTCTTCGATTCCGGTGACCTGCTGCAGGGCAACCCGCTCGGGTTCCTGTATGCACGCCGCTTCGCCGATCAGCCGAACCCGGTCATCCGGGCGATGAACCTGCTCGGCTATGACGCGGCCGCGCTCGGCAACCACGAGTACAACTACGGGCTCGCGCACCTCGACACGGCGCTCGCGCAGGCGGACTTCCCGTTCGTCTCGGCGAACATCTTCCGCGCCGGCACGAGGGAGCATGCGTACGCACCGTACGTGCTGCTGCCGCACGCGACCAACGCGGGCGACACCCTGCTGATCGGCGTGACGGGCAATACGCCGCCGGGGGTGCACGTGTGGGATCGTGCGAACGTAGAGGGCATCCTCGAGTTCAGGGACGTCGTCTCGTCCGTGGCTCCTGTCGTGGCGAGGATGCGCGCCGAGGGCGCAGACGTGGTCGTCGTGCTCTCGCACGGCGGCCTCGAGGGGACGTCGTACGACACGGTGACGACTGGGCTGCCGCCGGAGAACGCAGCCGCGCGGCTGGCGCACGAGGTGCCGGAGATCGACGTCATCTTCCTCGGTCACACGCATCGCGAGATGGCCGACACCACGATCAACGGTGTGCTGCTCACGCAGGCGCGCAACTGGGCGCGGTCGCTCGCCGCCGTGACGGTGGAGGTTGCGCAGCGCGCGCAGAACGAGTGGGCGGTAGTACGCGGCGACGGCGCGGTCCTGCGGCCGCGCGCGGAGCAGGTCGACCGCAGCTTCCTCGACTCGCTGCGCTGGGAGCACGAGCGCACGGTCGCGTACGTCAACGAGACGATCGGCCGCGCGACGGAGCGCATGGATGCGCGTACCGCACGCACGCAGGATACGCCCATTCTCGATTTCATCAACGAGGTGCAGCGTGCACGCGGCAACGCACAGCTCTCGTCCACCGCGGCGTTCCGGCTGGACGCGGCACTGCCGGAGGGCGAGATCACCATTGCCGACGTCGCGGCGCTCTATCCGTACGACAACACCCTCAAGGTGATCCGTGTCACGGGCGCGCAGCTCCGTGCGTACCTCGAAAAGTCCGCCGAATACTACGACGGCTTCCCTGCCCCCGACGGCACGGTCACGAATTTCGACGTGCCCGGCTACAACTTCGATGTCGTGAGTGGTGTCGACTACGTTATCGACGTCTCGCGACCCAACGGACAGCGCATCACGACCCTCACGTTCGAGGGGCGCCCCGTTCGCGACGACGACACGTTCACGCTCGCGCTCAACAACTACCGCCAGAGTGGTGGCGGCGGTTACGGCATGATCGCGGATGCACCGGTGATCTACGACCGGCAGGAGGATATCCGTGACCTGCTGATCGAGGAGGTGCGACGCCGGGGTATCATCCGACCGGAAGACTTCTTCGTGGAGAGCTGGCAGCTCGTGCCCGAGGGCGCTGCAGCCGCGGCTCGACAGGAGCAGGCGGAATCCGAGGCGGGCGCGCCGGCAGAGTCGCCCGGCGCAGCCACTGCGCAGCCCGGCAAGCGGCTGCGCGTGCTGGCGACCAACGACTTCCACGGCCGCCTGGAACCGGAGCACCCTTCATGGGTCGACCGCGCGCCACTGGGCGGCGCGGCCGTCCTGGCAAGCTACTTCACGCATGAGCGCGCGGGCTTCCGCGGCCCCGTGATCCTGCTCGATGGCGGCGACGTCATGCAGGGCACACCGGTGTCCAACCTGACGGAAGGTCGCAGCACGGTCGACTACTACAACCGCGTGCGCTACGGCGGTGCTGCTCTCGGCAACCACGAGTTCGACTGGACCGTCGACGTCCTGAAGCAGCGCATCGAGCAGGCCGAGTTCCCCTGGATGTCGGCCAACCTGTTCGACGCCGGGACCGATACTGCGCCATCGTGGGTTCAGCCGACGGCGATCGTCGATGTCGATGGTGTGCGCGTCGGCCTGATCGGGCTGTCGACCGAGGAGACGCCGGACGCGACGCGCGGCAGCAATGTCGCAGGGCTGGAGTTCCGCGACGGCGCCGCCGCGATGGACCGCGAGGTGCCGCGGCTGCGCGCGCAGGGCGCGGACTTCGTCATCGTGGTTGCACATGCCGGCGCGGTCTGCGAGACCGAGACCGGCGGCTGCAGCGACGAGATCATCGACTGGGCTCGTCGCACCGCGCAGCGACCCGACCTGATCGTGGCCGGGCACACGCACCGCGTCGCGCGCACCGTCGAGAACGGCATACCGATCATCGAGACGGGCTCCTACGGCACACGATACGGCGTGGTCGACCTCGAGCGAGTGAGCGACGACAGCGTCGATGTCTGGATCCGCGGCACGCCGGCGACGTGGCACTGGCGCGTCGAGCCGGACAGCAGCGTCGGTGCGCTGGTCGAGCGCTACGCCTCCGAGATCCGGCCACGCGTCGAGCGACAGATCGCGACCCTGGCCGAGCCGCTCGAGAGGCGCCCGCCGGAGTACGCGCTCGGTCGACTCATTGCCGACGCACAGCGTGCGGCCGGCAACGCCCAGCTTGCGCTCATGAACAACGGCGGCATCCGCGCTGCCATCGATGCCGGCCCGCTGACCTGGGGCGAAGCGTACAACACGCACCCGTTCGACAACGAGGTCGTGGTCATCCGACTGACCGGGGCGCAGGTGCGCGCCGCGCTCGAGCACGCGCTCGCAAGCGGCCGCCCGGGCGTGCACATCAGCGGCCTGACCGTGCACTACTCGCCCGACGCACCGCGCGGCCAGCGCGTGCAGCGCGTGACTCTGGACGACGGCTCTCCGCTCCGCGACGACGCCATCTACACGATGGCCGTGAACGACTTCCTGGCCGAAGGCGGCGACGGCTACACGATGTTTGCGGAAGCGCAGGCGCACTCGCCCACCGGAATCAGCGACCTGGACGCATTCATCACGTACGTCCAGGGGCTGCCGCAGCCGGTCCATGCACCGGCGCAGCCGCGCTTCGTGCCGGTACAAACCCAGGGCACCAGCAACGGCGCGGGCAGCGCGGACCTCGAGAGATCCCGCGGCTGA